The following coding sequences are from one Salvia hispanica cultivar TCC Black 2014 chromosome 3, UniMelb_Shisp_WGS_1.0, whole genome shotgun sequence window:
- the LOC125212962 gene encoding uncharacterized protein LOC125212962 — MSVPQFLDATDSSADLQIWNNAAFDNGEISEDLAASKQPWGSLKPTLGNPNSSFDSVSDKENQSFASENQNQFPSVSHLPKSASTTPFKALTTVESVQRSKMRAIADKGFEKNPVLKIDEEIKEIELQIARLNSRLEALKAEKESAGAVEKRGRVVTAKFVEQKQSNKNDEISNLGIRTKANRRGISLGPAEILSAGRRGMSLGPSEIFGASKSRQMVINNTPLQSRRQSCLFKLQGIEEERVESCSLSPKSRKFAAKSRQAVTTIGSRKAVKKEESVLNSVQPKKLFRDGEKSVPNKKVSRPGRVVASRYNQGTSQASAMRKISLPESDGDAGKRVEKSRSFSVGKTRANEGEGRMKKRWEIPSEIIVHSSVRGGGEGEEERERRRSLVDVLWRRLAFSRG, encoded by the coding sequence atgagcGTGCCTCAGTTCTTAGACGCCACGGATTCTTCTGCCGATCTGCAGATATGGAACAACGCCGCCTTCGACAACGGCGAGATTTCTGAAGATTTGGCGGCAAGCAAGCAGCCCTGGGGATCTCTGAAGCCGACACTAGGAAACCCTAATTCTTCTTTCGATTCGGTTTCGgataaagaaaatcaaagtttCGCATCggagaatcaaaatcaattccCCTCTGTTTCGCATCTCCCCAAATCGGCCTCTACGACGCCGTTTAAGGCGCTCACCACGGTCGAATCAGTTCAGAGATCGAAAATGAGAGCAATCGCGGACAAGGGTTTCGAGAAAAATCCAGTCTTGAAAATCGACGAGGAGATTAAAGAAATCGAGTTGCAAATCGCGCGATTGAACTCGAGATTGGAGGCTTTGAAAGCGGAGAAGGAAAGCGCGGGAGCTGTGGAGAAGAGAGGGAGAGTCGTGACGGCGAAGTTTGTGGAGCAGAAACAGAGCAACAAGAATGATGAGATTTCGAATTTGGGCATAAGAACAAAGGCTAACAGAAGAGGGATTAGTTTAGGGCCAGCAGAAATCCTCTCTGCAGGGCGTAGAGGGATGAGTTTGGGGCCTTCGGAGATTTTCGGGGCATCGAAATCGAGGCAGATGGTGATCAACAACACCCCTCTGCAGAGTAGGAGGCAATCTTGCTTGTTTAAGCTGCAGGGGATTGAGGAGGAGAGGGTGGAGAGTTGCAGTTTGAGCCCGAAATCAAGGAAATTTGCTGCGAAATCGAGGCAAGCTGTGACCACCATTGGTTCAAGAAAGGCTGTGAAGAAGGAAGAATCTGTTTTGAACTCAGTCCAGCCAAAGAAGCTGTTTAGGGATGGCGAGAAATCGGTTCCAAACAAGAAGGTGTCTAGGCCGGGGAGAGTGGTGGCGAGTAGGTATAATCAGGGCACGTCTCAGGCTTCGGCAATGAGGAAGATATCGTTGCCGGAGAGTGATGGTGATGCAGGGAAAAGGGTTGAGAAGTCGCGGTCTTTTTCCGTGGGGAAGACGAGGGCTAATGAGGGCGAGGGCCGGATGAAGAAGAGGTGGGAGATTCCTAGTGAAATTATAGTTCATAGCAGTGTGAGGGGaggaggagagggagaggaggagagggagaggaggaGAAGTCTCGTGGATGTGTTGTGGCGGCGCCTGGCCTTCTCCCGAGGCTGA
- the LOC125215803 gene encoding QWRF motif-containing protein 3-like codes for MKNRRTLTITACSDMQKSRELSPASSTASTSSTTDYYYGSGLESPNSILAPMKQRAGQLRKSKTLKNSGFLRGLWPSTASSKPRKAADFIGGEESEQGRRNGKIDRNLGRQRSCTEFRRTRSQREDSKENRNPILGGSTRYTRKSNFLDKSQSSEEGNEHIMPGRYSIDEVAVRNNSFSKYDSGLNFDFSLASYMAPTVSSRKHRIDDVPSRSRRWSGEHLEIDNNKKNYPKISNSGKKGGGDWAGPLARMGSQRALSSHKGKGVRNILNLGINLVKGRKSSSSAGPGSAENVHQLKLLHNGLARWRFSNAKSEVANENYVKHCEEKFQHVQVALFKLQQSILQKKLQLQKEKLEMKLNYIIQSQMKALEVWANMERQYSSAISNTTDCLHSVVCKIPLVDGAKVEPHMASAMCDASNLATKINIMVAAFQPTVEKNVGVVAGLANVVIQEKQLLEECLDLFKFISTLELEERSLRSSIMQLRLMQQQQLGMLA; via the exons atgaaaaacagacGCACTCTCACCATCACTGCGTGTTCCGATATGCAGAAATCGAGAGAATTGAGCCCGGCGTCGAGCACGGCTTCTACTTCATCAACAACCGATTATTATTACGGCAGCGGCCTTGAATCCCCAAATAGTATTCTCGCTCCAATGAAGCAGAGAGCCGGTCAATTGAGAAAGTCTAAAACCCTTAAAAATTCAGGATTTCTCCGGGGTCTTTGGCCGTCGACAGCTTCGTCAAAGCCGAGGAAGGCGGCCGATTTCATCGGCGGCGAGGAGTCGGAGCAGGGGAGGAGGAACGGAAAAATTGATCGGAATCTCGGCCGGCAGCGGAGCTGCACCGAATTCAGGCGGACCCGGAGCCAGCGAGAGGATTCTAAGGAGAATCGCAATCCAATTTTGGGAGGATCGACGCGATACACGAGGAAATCAAATTTTCTGGATAAATCGCAATCGTCGGAAGAAGGTAACGAACATATCATGCCGGGGAGATACTCTATTGATGAGGTGGCAGTGAGAAACAACTCCTTTTCGAAATACGATTCGGGCCTGAATTTCGATTTCTCGTTGGCGTCGTATATGGCCCCAACCGTCAGCTCGAGAAAGCACCGGATCGACGACGTGCCGTCACGGTCACGGCGGTGGAGCGGTGAACATCTGgaaattgataataataagaaGAATTATCCGAAAATTTCCAACTCGGGGAAGAAGGGTGGTGGAGATTGGGCCGGGCCGTTGGCACGAATGGGCTCTCAGAGGGCTTTGAGCTCTCACAAAGGGAAGGGAGTGaggaatattttgaatttggggaTTAATTTGGTGAAGGGGAGGAAATCTTCGTCGTCGGCCGGGCCGGGCTCGGCGGAGAATGTGCATCAGTTGAAGTTGCTGCATAATGGGTTGGCTCGATGGAGATTTAGCAATGCAAAAAGTGAAGTTGCTAATGAGAATTATGTTAAACATTGTGAG GAAAAATTCCAACATGTTCAAGTTGCTCTTTTCAAGCTTCAACAGTCTATCTTACAAAAGAAATTACAGCTGCAGAAGGAGAAATTGgagatgaaattaaattacataattcagTCACag ATGAAAGCATTGGAAGTTTGGGCAAACATGGAAAGACAATATTCATCAGCAATTTCAAATACAACAGATTGCTTGCATTCTGTTGTTTGCAAAATACCCCTCGTTGATGGAGCAAAG GTTGAACCACATATGGCTTCAGCAATGTGTGATGCATCAAATCTTGCAactaaaatcaatattatgGTTGCTGCCTTTCAACCAACG gttgaaaaaaatgttggaGTCGTGGCTGGACTGGCAAATGTAGTTATACAAGAGAAGCAACTATTGGAAGAATGTTTGGACCTTTTCAAATTCATCTCTACATTGGAg TTGGAAGAGAGGAGTTTGAGGAGTAGCATTATGCAATTAAGGTtgatgcagcagcagcaactAGGGATGTTGGCATAA
- the LOC125216791 gene encoding protein LAZ1 isoform X2: MLLRIVNSVLIAGTFVVVTLTLSIYLMFEHLSAYKNPEEQKFLIGVVLMVPCYAVESFVSMVHPAISVDVGIARDCYESFAMYCFGRYLIACLGGEERAIEFMRREGRAGMKAPLLDDHGHERGIVRHPFPMNYILKPWKLGQWVFQVIKFGIVQYMIIKALTAISAVILEAFDVYCEGDFKWNCGYPYMAVVLNFSQSWALYCLVHFYAITKNELAHIKPLYKFLTFKSIVFLTWWQGVAIALFYAVGLFKSPIAESLQFKSSVQDFIICIEMGLASVVHLYVFPATPYELMGDRFSGSVAVLGDYASVDCPLDPDEVRDSERPTKLRLPQPDYEARSGMTIRESVKDVFLGGGEYIVNDVKFTVTQAVEPVEKGITKFNQKLHKISENIKKEKRTKDDSCISSAKAVIRGIDDPLLIGSFSDSSSSSKRKKHRRKSGYTSAESGNESSIDTAFGGYKIHGRRWLVKD, translated from the exons ATGCTGCTGAGAATCGTCAATTCAG TTTTGATCGCCGGTACCTTCGTCGTCGTCACTCTCACCCTCTCCATATACCTCATGTTCGAGCATTTGTCCGCCTACAAGAATCCCGAG GAGCAAAAGTTTCTCATAGGAGTGGTACTCATGGTTCCATGCTATGCTGTTGAATCA TTTGTTTCAATGGTACACCCAGCAATTAGTGTTGATGTTGGGATTGCTCGTGATTGCTACGAGTCCTTTGCCATGTATTGCTTTGGGAGGTATCTAATTGCTTGTTTAG GCGGAGAAGAGAGGGCAATTGAGTTTATGAGGAGGGAAGGGCGTGCAGGTATGAAAGCACCCTTACTAGATGATCATGGTCATGAAAGGGGAATTGTGAGGCATCCCTTTCCGATGAACTATATCTTGAAGCCTTGGAAACTTGGTCAGTGGGTTTTTCAGGTTATCAAGTTTGGAATTGTTCAGTAT ATGATAATAAAAGCATTGACCGCAATTTCAGCAGTAATTCTCGAAGCTTTTGATGTGTATTGTGAAGGAGACTTCAAATGGAATTGTGG GTACCCGTATATGGCTGtggttttaaatttcagtCAGTCATGGGCTTTGTATTGTTTGGTTCATTTTTATGCCAtcacaaaaaatgaattggcGCACATCAAACCACTGTACAAGTTTCTGACATTCAAGTCAATTGTGTTCTTAACTTGGTGGCAAGGTGTTGCAATAGCTCTTTTTTATGCCGTTGGCTTATTTAAAAGTCCAATAGCTGAGTCCTTGCAATTTAAATCAAGTGTTCAGGACTTCATCATCTGCATAGAG ATGGGTCTTGCTTCTGTGGTTCACCTTTATGTTTTCCCAGCAACGCCTTATGAGTTAATGGGAGATCGCTTTTCTGGAAGTGTTGCAGTCCTCGGAGATTATGCATCCGTGGATTGTCCTCTGGACCCAGATGAAGTTAGGGATAGTGAACGCCCCACAAAGCTGCGCCTTCCTCAACCCGACTATGAAGCCAGAAGTGGAATGACAATTAGAGAGAGCGTTAAGGATGTTTTTCTCGGGGGTGGTGAATAT ATTGTGAATGATGTGAAGTTCACAGTCACTCAAGCAGTAGAGCCAGTAGAGAAAGGAATCACTAAGTTTAACCAAAAGCTGCATAAGATCTCCGAGAACATAAAGAAGGAAAAGAGAACCAAGGACGACAGTTGCATTTCCTCGGCAAAGGCAGTGATCCGAGGAATTGACGATCCCCTCCTTATTGGGAGCTTCAGCGACAGCAGTAGTAGCTCGAAGAGGAAGAAGCACCGACGCAAATCCGGGTACACCAGTGCAGAGAGCGGCAACGAAAGCAGCATCGACACTGCATTTGGTGGTTACAAGATTCATGGCCGTCGATGGCTCGTCAAAGATTAG
- the LOC125216791 gene encoding protein LAZ1 isoform X1 has translation MLLRIVNSGYYHLLIWLTDEYSTPIWAVLIAGTFVVVTLTLSIYLMFEHLSAYKNPEEQKFLIGVVLMVPCYAVESFVSMVHPAISVDVGIARDCYESFAMYCFGRYLIACLGGEERAIEFMRREGRAGMKAPLLDDHGHERGIVRHPFPMNYILKPWKLGQWVFQVIKFGIVQYMIIKALTAISAVILEAFDVYCEGDFKWNCGYPYMAVVLNFSQSWALYCLVHFYAITKNELAHIKPLYKFLTFKSIVFLTWWQGVAIALFYAVGLFKSPIAESLQFKSSVQDFIICIEMGLASVVHLYVFPATPYELMGDRFSGSVAVLGDYASVDCPLDPDEVRDSERPTKLRLPQPDYEARSGMTIRESVKDVFLGGGEYIVNDVKFTVTQAVEPVEKGITKFNQKLHKISENIKKEKRTKDDSCISSAKAVIRGIDDPLLIGSFSDSSSSSKRKKHRRKSGYTSAESGNESSIDTAFGGYKIHGRRWLVKD, from the exons ATGCTGCTGAGAATCGTCAATTCAGGTTATTATCATCTCCTAATTTGGCTCACCGACGAATATTCAACGCCTATATGGGCAGTTTTGATCGCCGGTACCTTCGTCGTCGTCACTCTCACCCTCTCCATATACCTCATGTTCGAGCATTTGTCCGCCTACAAGAATCCCGAG GAGCAAAAGTTTCTCATAGGAGTGGTACTCATGGTTCCATGCTATGCTGTTGAATCA TTTGTTTCAATGGTACACCCAGCAATTAGTGTTGATGTTGGGATTGCTCGTGATTGCTACGAGTCCTTTGCCATGTATTGCTTTGGGAGGTATCTAATTGCTTGTTTAG GCGGAGAAGAGAGGGCAATTGAGTTTATGAGGAGGGAAGGGCGTGCAGGTATGAAAGCACCCTTACTAGATGATCATGGTCATGAAAGGGGAATTGTGAGGCATCCCTTTCCGATGAACTATATCTTGAAGCCTTGGAAACTTGGTCAGTGGGTTTTTCAGGTTATCAAGTTTGGAATTGTTCAGTAT ATGATAATAAAAGCATTGACCGCAATTTCAGCAGTAATTCTCGAAGCTTTTGATGTGTATTGTGAAGGAGACTTCAAATGGAATTGTGG GTACCCGTATATGGCTGtggttttaaatttcagtCAGTCATGGGCTTTGTATTGTTTGGTTCATTTTTATGCCAtcacaaaaaatgaattggcGCACATCAAACCACTGTACAAGTTTCTGACATTCAAGTCAATTGTGTTCTTAACTTGGTGGCAAGGTGTTGCAATAGCTCTTTTTTATGCCGTTGGCTTATTTAAAAGTCCAATAGCTGAGTCCTTGCAATTTAAATCAAGTGTTCAGGACTTCATCATCTGCATAGAG ATGGGTCTTGCTTCTGTGGTTCACCTTTATGTTTTCCCAGCAACGCCTTATGAGTTAATGGGAGATCGCTTTTCTGGAAGTGTTGCAGTCCTCGGAGATTATGCATCCGTGGATTGTCCTCTGGACCCAGATGAAGTTAGGGATAGTGAACGCCCCACAAAGCTGCGCCTTCCTCAACCCGACTATGAAGCCAGAAGTGGAATGACAATTAGAGAGAGCGTTAAGGATGTTTTTCTCGGGGGTGGTGAATAT ATTGTGAATGATGTGAAGTTCACAGTCACTCAAGCAGTAGAGCCAGTAGAGAAAGGAATCACTAAGTTTAACCAAAAGCTGCATAAGATCTCCGAGAACATAAAGAAGGAAAAGAGAACCAAGGACGACAGTTGCATTTCCTCGGCAAAGGCAGTGATCCGAGGAATTGACGATCCCCTCCTTATTGGGAGCTTCAGCGACAGCAGTAGTAGCTCGAAGAGGAAGAAGCACCGACGCAAATCCGGGTACACCAGTGCAGAGAGCGGCAACGAAAGCAGCATCGACACTGCATTTGGTGGTTACAAGATTCATGGCCGTCGATGGCTCGTCAAAGATTAG
- the LOC125209448 gene encoding anthocyanidin 3-O-glucoside 6''-O-acyltransferase-like produces the protein ICESLPVFDRSLINYPPKLDSLYWKNSQRMPLQSRHPSLPTNRIRSTYIFTQSEIQKLKTSIQEKLPNSARISSFVAIAAYIWSTLAKSLRSASADNDNDDDNDGDAFFLIPIDLRPRLDPAVPANYFGNCLSFALPRIGRRELGGEEGLFAAAKAAAEAIEKRTSDKKILESVEKWSGEIREALQKSFFSVAGATRLDLYGADFGWGKARKQEILSIDGEKYAMTLCKARDFEGGLEVCVSLPNHIIKAFDAYIAKPACD, from the coding sequence ATATGCGAATCTCTGCCGGTTTTTGACCGATCATTGATCAATTACCCTCCGAAATTGGACTCGCTTTACTGGAAAAACTCTCAGAGAATGCCGCTGCAATCGCGCCACCCTTCCTTGCCGACGAATCGCATCCGATCGACCTACATTTTCACCCAATCGGAGATTCAAAAACTGAAGACCTCGATTCAGGAGAAGCTTCCGAATTCAGCTCGCATCTCATCTTTCGTTGCGATCGCAGCTTACATCTGGTCTACTCTAGCGAAATCACTCAGATCTGCTTCAGCAGACAACGACAACGACGATGACAACGACGGCGACGCGTTTTTCCTGATTCCGATCGATCTACGGCCGCGTTTGGATCCGGCGGTGCCGGCGAACTACTTCGGCAACTGCCTGTCCTTCGCGCTGCCGAGGATCGGGCGGCGGGAGCTGGGCGGAGAGGAGGGGCTGTTCGCGGCGGCgaaggcggcggcggaggcgatAGAGAAGAGGACGAGCGATAAGAAGATTCTGGAAAGTGTGGAGAAGTGGTCAGGGGAGATTCGGGAAGCGCTGCAGAAGTCGTTCTTCTCGGTAGCCGGGGCGACCCGACTGGATCTATACGGGGCGGATTTCGGGTGGGGCAAGGCGAGGAAGCAGGAGATATTATCGATTGATGGGGAGAAATACGCGATGACGCTTTGTAAAGCGAGGGATTTTGAAGGAGGATTGGAGGTTTGTGTGTCTCTGCCTAACCACATCATCAAGGCTTTTGATGCTTATATTGCTAAGCCTGCTTGTGATTAG
- the LOC125209450 gene encoding LOW QUALITY PROTEIN: NADH-ubiquinone oxidoreductase chain 3 (The sequence of the model RefSeq protein was modified relative to this genomic sequence to represent the inferred CDS: deleted 2 bases in 1 codon) gives MKWNGRALPLQGDRPFGQMLMWNGRAQPLLMLLGVAKWVAVYHPILIYLVISSLVSLIPLGLPFPFSSNSSTYPEKLSAHECGFDPSGDARSRFDIRFYLVSILFIISILFIIPDPEVTFSFPWAVPPNKIDPFGSWSMMAFLLIRLIPLDLDP, from the exons atgaaatggaatgggAGGGCCCTTCCATTGCAGGGAGATAGGCCCTTTGGACAAATGTTGATGTGGAATGGGAGGGCCCAACCATTGCTAATGCTCttaggggtggcaaaatgggtagcgg TTTATCATCCTATTTTGATCTATTTAGTGATCAGTTCGCTAGTTTCTTTGATTCCACTCGGTCttccttttccattttcttccaATAGTTCGACCTATCCAGAAAAATTGTCGGCCCACGAATGTGGTTTCGATCCTTCCGGTGATGCCAGAAGTCGTTTTGATATACGATTTTATcttgtttccattttatttattatt tccattttatttattattcctGATCCGGAAGTCACCTTTTCCTTTCCTTGGGCAGTACCTCCCAACAAGATTGATCCCTTTGGATCTTGGTCCATGATGGCCTTTTTATTGATTAGATTGATCCCTTTGGATCTTGATCCATGA
- the LOC125216791 gene encoding protein LAZ1 isoform X3 codes for MLLRIVNSGYYHLLIWLTDEYSTPIWAVLIAGTFVVVTLTLSIYLMFEHLSAYKNPEEQKFLIGVVLMVPCYAVESFVSMVHPAISVDVGIARDCYESFAMYCFGRYLIACLGGEERAIEFMRREGRAGMKAPLLDDHGHERGIVRHPFPMNYILKPWKLGQWVFQVIKFGIVQYMIIKALTAISAVILEAFDVYCEGDFKWNCGYPYMAVVLNFSQSWALYCLVHFYAITKNELAHIKPLYKFLTFKSIVFLTWWQGVAIALFYAVGLFKSPIAESLQFKSSVQDFIICIEDRWVLLLWFTFMFSQQRLMS; via the exons ATGCTGCTGAGAATCGTCAATTCAGGTTATTATCATCTCCTAATTTGGCTCACCGACGAATATTCAACGCCTATATGGGCAGTTTTGATCGCCGGTACCTTCGTCGTCGTCACTCTCACCCTCTCCATATACCTCATGTTCGAGCATTTGTCCGCCTACAAGAATCCCGAG GAGCAAAAGTTTCTCATAGGAGTGGTACTCATGGTTCCATGCTATGCTGTTGAATCA TTTGTTTCAATGGTACACCCAGCAATTAGTGTTGATGTTGGGATTGCTCGTGATTGCTACGAGTCCTTTGCCATGTATTGCTTTGGGAGGTATCTAATTGCTTGTTTAG GCGGAGAAGAGAGGGCAATTGAGTTTATGAGGAGGGAAGGGCGTGCAGGTATGAAAGCACCCTTACTAGATGATCATGGTCATGAAAGGGGAATTGTGAGGCATCCCTTTCCGATGAACTATATCTTGAAGCCTTGGAAACTTGGTCAGTGGGTTTTTCAGGTTATCAAGTTTGGAATTGTTCAGTAT ATGATAATAAAAGCATTGACCGCAATTTCAGCAGTAATTCTCGAAGCTTTTGATGTGTATTGTGAAGGAGACTTCAAATGGAATTGTGG GTACCCGTATATGGCTGtggttttaaatttcagtCAGTCATGGGCTTTGTATTGTTTGGTTCATTTTTATGCCAtcacaaaaaatgaattggcGCACATCAAACCACTGTACAAGTTTCTGACATTCAAGTCAATTGTGTTCTTAACTTGGTGGCAAGGTGTTGCAATAGCTCTTTTTTATGCCGTTGGCTTATTTAAAAGTCCAATAGCTGAGTCCTTGCAATTTAAATCAAGTGTTCAGGACTTCATCATCTGCATAGAG GACAGATGGGTCTTGCTTCTGTGGTTCACCTTTATGTTTTCCCAGCAACGCCTTATGAGTTAA
- the LOC125209451 gene encoding malonyl-coenzyme:anthocyanin 5-O-glucoside-6'''-O-malonyltransferase-like yields MAIELENCRIHPASSSSSSSICSNHEFYTPLTHFDIPFLQSDPTQRLIFFDFPCSNLHFHQNILPSLKISLSLTLTHFLPLAGNVVLPLNSGTPAIRCASDDSVSLIIAQSDQNLHYLTSHNQRIADHFYECVPELPLATRCTYSVVFPVIALQITLFAGQGICIGITNHHAVADGSSIVNFVKSWGCANRSGDGEAFHQAVARHLPVFDRNLVVDHGKLDSIAWKFVRNRNPNLDFSPSLVEFPINRVRSTLLLTKNQVQNLKNHVYANTPNSRDVSSFTVISAHAWICALRSAASSDDDESEIVYFSFAADCRGRLNPPLPESYLGNCLVFIRAGARRGSLKKKGGFLIAAESIREATRRILQSDRGVVESADWPLDFRKNSGQCVVSVAGSPRFDVYEADFGWGKPRKQEFVHLDRQRSISLCKSRDFEGTFEIGLSRNKAEMDIFERVFGEPNLTLE; encoded by the coding sequence ATGGCTATCGAGCTCGAAAACTGCCGAATTCACCCtgcttcttcatcatcatcttcttcaatttgCAGCAATCATGAATTCTACACTCCATTAACACACTTCGACATCCCATTCCTACAATCCGATCCCACACAAAGACTCATCTTCTTCGACTTCCCCTGCTCAAACCTCCATTTCCATCAAAACATTCTCCCCTCCTTGaaaatttctctctccctcacTCTCACACACTTCCTCCCACTCGCCGGAAACGTAGTCCTCCCCTTGAACTCCGGCACTCCCGCCATCCGCTGCGCCTCCGATGATTCCGTTTCTCTAATTATAGCTCAATCCGATCAAAATCTTCACTATCTCACTTCACACAATCAACGAATCGCTGATCACTTCTACGAATGCGTCCCCGAGCTTCCTCTTGCAACTCGATGCACCTACTCCGTCGTCTTCCCCGTGATCGCTCTTCAGATCACGCTGTTTGCAGGCCAGGGAATCTGCATCGGCATCACCAATCATCACGCCGTCGCCGATGGGAGCAGCATCGTTAATTTTGTTAAGTCGTGGGGCTGTGCGAACAGATCTGGAGACGGTGAAGCATTTCATCAAGCAGTGGCTAGGCATTTGCCGGTTTTCGATCGTAATTTGGTTGTAGATCATGGAAAATTAGATTCAATCGCTTGGAAATTCGTCAGAAACCGAAATCCGAATCTCGATTTCTCACCATCTCTGGTGGAATTTCCGATCAACAGAGTCCGTTCAACTCTTCTCCTCACAAAAAATCAAGTCCAAAACCTCAAAAATCATGTCTACGCCAACACGCCTAATTCACGCGACGTTTCATCCTTCACGGTAATTTCTGCCCACGCTTGGATCTGCGCGTTGAGGTCGGCGGCTTCTTCCGACGACGACGAGTCAGAGATCGTATATTTCTCCTTCGCCGCAGACTGCCGCGGACGGCTGAATCCGCCGCTGCCGGAATCATACTTGGGAAATTGCCTAGTTTTCATACGTGCAGGAGCGCGGCGTGGATCGCTGAAGAAGAAGGGCGGATTTCTGATTGCTGCGGAGAGCATACGAGAAGCGACTCGAAGGATTTTGCAGAGTGATCGTGGAGTGGTGGAGAGTGCAGATTGGCCGCTGGATTTCAGGAAAAATAGTGGGCAGTGTGTGGTATCGGTGGCTGGATCGCCGAGATTCGATGTTTACGAAGCTGATTTCGGGTGGGGGAAGCCGAGGAAGCAGGAATTCGTGCATCTTGATCGGCAGAGATCGATTTCCCTCTGCAAATCTAGAGATTTTGAGGGTACATTTGAGATTGGGCTGTCGAGGAACAAGGCTGAAATGGATATTTTTGAACGTGTTTTTGGTGAACCAAACTTGACCTTAGAGTAG